The following proteins are co-located in the Tetrapisispora phaffii CBS 4417 chromosome 4, complete genome genome:
- the TVP23 gene encoding Tvp23p (similar to Saccharomyces cerevisiae TVP23 (YDR084C); ancestral locus Anc_8.216), with product MEHIRNFYSTILKSSHPLTLSVHLAGKAVPIVFYILGSIFFSFTAQFITIVLLLACDFYITKNISGRKLVQLRWWYDSTGVSGKTLTFESHKQYPPSTIPINAIDSKLFWWSIYLTPIVWIVFAIMCILRLKLFYLVLVLVGICLTGINAYGFRQCNSWEPTTDSNTAENDSWFQLPSIPGLDNLGAIAQVSSFFQRST from the coding sequence ATGGAGCACATTAGAAACTTTTACTCGACAATACTGAAATCGTCCCATCCTCTGACTTTGTCAGTGCATTTGGCCGGCAAAGCAGTACCAATTGTCTTCTATATATTGggttcaatttttttctctttcaCAGCACAATTCATCACTATTGTGCTATTGCTGGCGTGTGATTTTTACATTACCAAGAATATAAGTGGTCGTAAGCTAGTGCAACTGCGCTGGTGGTACGACTCAACAGGTGTGTCTGGCAAAACACTAACTTTTGAGTCGCACAAACAGTATCCACCTAGCACCATACCAATCAATGCCATTGATTCAAAATTGTTTTGGTGGTCCATCTACCTAACGCCTATCGTTTGGATCGTTTTTGCAATTATGTGCATACTAAGATTGAAACTATTCTACCTAGTGCTAGTTTTAGTGGGCATCTGTCTAACTGGTATCAACGCCTACGGATTCCGCCAATGTAACAGCTGGGAACCTACCACGGACTCCAACACTGCAGAAAATGATTCCTGGTTCCAATTACCATCCATCCCAGGACTAGACAACCTTGGAGCAATAGCTCAGGTATCATCGTTCTTCCAACGTTCAACTTAG
- the ECM25 gene encoding Ecm25p (similar to Saccharomyces cerevisiae ECM25 (YJL201W); ancestral locus Anc_1.133), giving the protein MIDVNVNNIFFKSYSVDPNTGHSIYVFDSTYLPSPEEIGDKQVFDLLIDELMDTLIAKLPAAPYSIVVFSSGFSKKKISWVYGIKMYSKLPNESRKYLQKTYIVHESFYIRTVYQVLSNAMNFKFLGSSSSSNSNNSDNNLLNNDDKNSIPAESVDTSAYLVHVPNLTALSHLIDITRLRISLNVYLHDYDISEYIDVPDEYFGRMTTIGTKQYKQLIFDKIFKRLRVESVANELVFQKPGSYKKVNILLDIIERSNYIDLSQWDIYSLASVFFNFLKNKSKPLIPIDLMTLPISDDFDYTYSTFMKIIEFNNYYDLLVAIIPLFLSVLDAHETTKHDSRSLSKALAPTLCKERISMNSSSRMAIGIRFIKNLLEHFDDIRHKIDSSRVGRTSRTKSDTYSTAPITSPMAKQNGKVTQQNAGKAIPTNISNGQTNPPPLLPKPRKMSPSKYDNNVYANRTPSRDHSPTRSSSIIQPPSIVSKTRGSSTDSLSLSLGVNNNIPNLPPRVASVSVRINSDSLASESQSSINTISSNNTNNSMKKQESEELVASPLPPESIKEMVQESPSNEDNEEINKILKGASKLTLENNAKILTFDREMKKKKQKEQKSNASTAAKFSSGGYSGIKTGNKVSKLAALYEERLQGIQVMNELQKQMNNA; this is encoded by the coding sequence ATGATTGATGTGAATgtgaataatattttttttaagtCATATTCGGTAGACCCTAACACTGGCCATTCCATATATGTTTTTGATTCTACTTATTTGCCGTCTCCAGAAGAAATTGGTGATAAACAAGTCTTTGATTTATTGATCGATGAACTTATGGATACATTGATTGCAAAGCTACCGGCTGCACCTTATTCAATTGTCGTATTTTCTTCTGGCTTTTccaagaaaaaaattagttGGGTTTATGGTATCAAAATGTATTCGAAATTGCCTAATGAATCTcgtaaatatttacaaaagaCTTATATCGTGCATGAATCTTTTTACATCAGAACTGTTTACCAAGTTTTATCAAATGCAatgaatttcaaattcCTTGGTTCAAGCAGTAGTAGCAACAGCAATAACTCTGATAATAATCTActtaataatgatgataaaaatagCATTCCAGCTGAATCAGTCGATACTTCTGCATATTTAGTCCACGTTCCAAATTTAACTGCACTATCACACCTAATTGATATAACTAGGTTGagaatttcattaaatgtATACTTACATGATTATGATATATCTGAATATATTGACGTTCCGgatgaatattttggtaGAATGACAACCATAGGAacaaaacaatataaacaattaatttttgataaaatattcaaaaggTTAAGAGTAGAAAGTGTCGCAAATGAACTGGTGTTCCAGAAGCCTGGATCTTATAAAAAAGTCAATATCTTATTAGATATCATTGAAAGAAGTAATTACATCGATTTATCACAATGGGATATCTACTCTTTAGCATcagtattttttaattttttgaaaaataaatcaaaaccATTGATACCAATTGACTTGATGACACTACCAATCTCAGATGATTTTGATTACACATATTCTACCTTCATGAAGATCATTGAATTTAACAACTATTATGATTTGTTAGTTGCAATTATACCTTTATTTCTATCCGTACTGGATGCACACGAGACTACTAAACATGATTCAAGGAGTTTAAGTAAAGCATTAGCGCCAACACTCTGCAAAGAAAGAATATCAATGAATAGTTCGAGCCGAATGGCCATCGGCATTCGGTTTATAAAGAACCTATTGGAACATTTTGATGATATTCGCCACAAGATAGATTCTTCAAGAGTGGGAAGAACTAGTAGAACTAAAAGTGACACATATAGTACTGCACCAATAACATCACCGATGGCAAAACAAAATGGTAAGGTAACTCAACAAAATGCAGGTAAAGCAATACCTActaatatatcaaatggTCAAACTAATCCTCCTCCTCTCTTACCAAAACCAAGGAAGATGAGTCCAAGtaaatatgataataatgtatATGCCAACAGAACCCCTAGCCGTGATCATAGCCCAACTAGATCATCTTCAATTATCCAGCCACCTTCAATAGTTTCCAAAACAAGAGGATCCAGCACTGATTCCTTATCTTTATCTCTAGgtgtaaataataatattccaaATTTGCCACCTAGAGTTGCTAGTGTTTCCGTCCGAATAAACAGTGACAGCCTTGCTTCAGAATCACAAAGTAGTATCAATACTATATCAAGCAACAACACAAATAATTCGATGAAAAAACAAGAAAGTGAGGAGCTAGTTGCATCACCACTTCCACCAGAGTCTATTAAGGAAATGGTTCAAGAAAGTCCATCCAATGAGGACAATGAAGAGATTAACAAGATTTTAAAAGGCGCAAGTAAATTAACCTTAGAAAACAATGCCAAAATTCTAACTTTTGACAGagaaatgaaaaagaagaaacaaaaagaacaaaagTCTAACGCTTCAACAGCAGCTAAATTTTCAAGTGGTGGTTACTCGGGTATTAAAACAGGAAATAAAGTAAGTAAACTGGCTGCATTATACGAAGAGAGACTACAAGGCATCCAAGTAATGAACGaacttcaaaaacaaatgaaCAATGCATAG
- the TPHA0D04450 gene encoding uncharacterized protein (similar to Saccharomyces cerevisiae BUD5 (YCR038C); ancestral locus Anc_1.134), with amino-acid sequence MNPDNRESHISTTTPLFGDKKNSVFLVSPTKSLSYVRKSGIQTQNNNVDNETDTFMRSGSLDTLSSKGDSFITAYSAEHNSSNITLDNYQDHFNEFQQLQETNSDNNLYFDEKIITENSLLENESNLQDNFNFDIDATPLVKGITNKQDISDITTPILPRAQNNNRHSFENEHSIVERQYINTNGKKISGLGLSTASLDMLNNSISIKDRDSILKDTKGASPTRAVRTSMLVNEYTQIIPDSVTPEFPLPDDRHRFVSNANTENSKAINQRSSYITNDSANTSDEYIKNNKRSTFLSDKGEYDNRKPSAALFDETKKTQAAPSNDNIVSAAVENENLAFLFIVATHSFDSTSLNNTDDESICLSFRKDDVAFVHTVDESGWGEVTLVKNQARGWVPFNYFSDLVKSENYTKKGTKEDTSSIVESRKPLEDLLNTCARFLLYPQDEPLEGTNEFTFNIEYVNSIRNGVRTLLELTECVSRSNELIQSSYDLRRARKKLLADWYNLMIKSDHYKHTTSNAKIGNLITLVYEVLKRAFTFYVVWTKVKATQDTESASRRTSMQLNKLPESEIRRSKSIHRRMEYLDTPPNATIRLHEIYDILFRYIGLLLGRLDIIEHNPNSCETLEYIVLQMIILLRELLYISKSCATIIQQKYHHTYENHLDESLDPLLSFVSILVSCIKQLVTQILNEDYEKTATNVQIRKGTYFYTDEGKHLMMILSSMAPLISSAVACCGNYIRIIGDFQLGSDRKYPNFKKIRITPEEFIKKCSNGIVSTLNKATFLGDESTKDKRQKSIKEMPRKRISRYSTIRVGDNSNFCISPEGTQFLQELMPEKPFSRDSIFAKFKIEDNETFDDSQDQSQKDQINNREVMMDQIMIGPDENIIGASFKSLVFKLTDEVWKVDDFFIATVLLNFRTFGTTVDLIDLLICRFDVNNTSSFNEHSKSFSTGSAKLKLRRKLVCKIFQTWMESYWDYESDFDILATIINFFNEGISVYLPIEAKNLIEVAAKLFVAAGNSNSHYFRTQIKSIVIPYNAEKTNTSSVISSTSTDSTKYKSSLFSVDDRLIEEYELTHVIEPPNQNSFSLPIPILNIGRSALLSKYNIQDMESAVRKYRSFRDNALSNTETRQFEEQSDLEMLIKEWNEMVKNDHHLSKYIHLPLNLVDLNPLEVAKQLTIIESKLYLSIEPFELVNDNFLEKKRKEGLAPNVNLIIDFTNQLSHYVIEGILSPNLSNQSRAVRLKGWLKIALSVLYFRNFNSVASIMTALQNHVITRLTDIWELLDEKDMDLFDYLSRIIHPNNNFKVYRKKLNSILEGDTAKTIKASKCSLPVVPFFNLFLQDLTFISEGNPNYRNANSFRPDKTINIDKYFKISKSICMVQFFQVPYETRNLSTPTKRESFFSLTEHMDVDTNCIAPIPLLQEFILDEFWRVNTLYSQKDDRAYELSLQLKPKN; translated from the coding sequence ATGAATCCTGACAATAGGGAATCTCATATTTCCACAACTACTCCATTATTTGGTGATAAGAAGAACTCGGTATTTTTAGTATCCCCAACCAAATCCTTGTCCTATGTAAGGAAATCTGGCATACAGacacaaaataataatgttgaTAATGAAACTGATACATTCATGAGATCCGGATCTTTGGATACTTTGAGTAGTAAAGGTGATTCTTTTATAACAGCATATTCAGCAGAGCATAACTCTTCAAATATAACTCTCGATAATTACCAAGATcattttaatgaatttcaACAATTACAAGAGACTAACTCGGATAATAACTTGTACtttgatgaaaaaattatcacaGAGAATTCTCTTCTCGAAAACGAATCTAATCTGCAAGATaactttaattttgatattgatgcAACACCATTGGTTAAGGgaataacaaataaacaGGATATTAGCGATATAACTACACCTATACTACCGAGAgctcaaaataataatagacattcatttgaaaatgaacaCTCTATAGTTGAGCGCCAATATATCAATACCAATGGAAAGAAAATAAGTGGATTGGGACTAAGTACAGCATCTCTCGACATGCTCAATAATTCTATTAGTATAAAAGATAGAGATTCAATCTTGAAAGATACGAAAGGCGCATCACCTACTAGAGCAGTCAGAACATCAATGTTGGTAAATGAGTATACACAAATTATCCCAGACAGCGTAACTCCAGAATTCCCTCTACCTGATGATAGGCATAGATTTGTTTCAAATGCAAACACCGAAAATAGTAAAGCGATAAATCAACGTTCTTCCTATATCACAAATGATTCTGCTAATACTTCAGATGAGTACataaagaataataaaaggTCTACTTTTCTATCTGATAAAGGTGAGTATGACAATAGAAAGCCGTCTGCTGctttatttgatgaaacAAAGAAGACACAAGCAGCCCCAAGTAATGACAATATAGTAAGCGCAGCGGTCGAGAATGAAAATTTAGCAttcttatttattgttGCTACACATTCTTTTGATTCAACGTCTTTAAATAACACTGATGATGAATCCATTTGCCTGTCTTTCAGAAAGGATGATGTTGCATTCGTACATACAGTTGATGAATCTGGATGGGGTGAAGTAACACTGGTCAAAAACCAGGCTAGAGGATGGGTACCTTTCAATTACTTCTCAGATTTAGTGAAATCCGAAAACTATACAAAAAAAGGAACTAAAGAAGATACATCTTCTATTGTGGAATCAAGAAAACCGTTAGAGGACCTACTTAATACCTGTGCAagatttttattatatccCCAAGATGAGCCATTGGAAGGTACTAATGAATTTACTTTCAATATAGAATATGTTAACTCTATTAGAAATGGTGTAAGAacattattagaattaaCTGAATGCGTATCACGTTCCAATGAATTAATTCAGTCAAGTTATGACCTGAGAAGAGCAAGAAAGAAACTACTTGCTGATTGGTATaatttgatgataaaatCTGATCATTATAAACATACTACATCTAACGCAAAAATTGGAAACTTAATCACCCTGGTATATGAAGTTCTTAAAAGAGCATTTACATTCTATGTTGTATGGACCAAAGTGAAAGCAACTCAAGACACTGAGTCTGCATCTAGAAGAACTTCGATGCAACTAAACAAGTTGCCAGAGTCAGAAATAAGACGAAGTAAATCTATTCATAGAAGAATGGAATATCTAGACACCCCACCAAATGCTACTATAAGATTACATGAAATTTATGATATTCTATTTAGGTATATTGGTTTACTTTTAGGCCGTTTAGACATCATTGAACATAATCCAAATAGTTGTGAAACGCTGGAGTATATTGttcttcaaatgataatattgttaaGGGAATTACTATACATTAGTAAATCATGTGCAACTAtaattcaacaaaaatatcaCCATACTTATGAGAACCACTTAGATGAAAGTTTAGATCCTTTATTATCATTCGTATCTATTTTGGTATCATGTATCAAACAGCTAGTCACTCagattttaaatgaagatTATGAGAAGACTGCTACTAATGttcaaataagaaaagGAACTTACTTTTATACTGATGAAGGTAAGCAtctgatgatgatattatcCAGCATGGCACCATTGATATCCAGTGCCGTTGCATGTTGTGGTAACTATATAAGAATAATTGGAGATTTTCAATTGGGGTCTGATAGAAAATACccaaattttaagaaaattaGAATAACACCTgaagaatttattaaaaaatgttcAAATGGGATCGTCAGCACTCTTAATAAAGCTACATTCCTGGGAGATGAATCGACTAAGGACAAAAGACAAAAAAGCATTAAGGAGATGCCACGGAAAAGGATCTCTCGTTATTCCACAATTAGGGTTGGGGATAATAGTAACTTTTGCATATCACCTGAAGGTACTCAATTTTTACAAGAACTAATGCCGGAAAAACCATTTTCAAGGGATTCAATATTTGCAAAATTTAAGATAgaagataatgaaactTTTGATGATTCCCAAGATCAGTCACAGAAAgatcaaattaataatagagAGGTAATGATGGACCAAATAATGATAGGGCctgatgaaaatataattggTGCATCTTTTAAGTCTTTGGTATTTAAATTGACTGATGAAGTATGGAAGGTCgatgatttttttatagCAACTGTGTTACTTAATTTTAGAACATTTGGGACTACTGTTGATCTGATCGATTTGTTAATTTGTAGATTTGATGTTAACAATACGAGTTCTTTCAATGAACACTCGAAGTCTTTTTCAACTGGATCTGCCAAACTTAAATTACGTAGAAAATTAGTTTGCAAAATATTCCAAACCTGGATGGAAAGTTACTGGGATTATGAATCTGACTTTGATATATTGGCCAcgattattaatttttttaatgaagGGATTAGTGTTTATTTACCAATTGAAGCAAAAAATCTAATCGAAGTCGCTGCTAAACTATTTGTTGCAGCTGGAAACTCTAATTCCCATTACTTTAGAACTCAAATAAAAAGTATTGTAATTCCATACAATGcagaaaaaacaaatactTCATCAGTGATCTCATCTACTTCCACAGATTCAACGAAATACAAATCCTCACTATTTTCTGTAGATGATAGATTAATCGAAGAATATGAATTAACCCATGTTATCGAACCGCCTAAccaaaattctttttctctACCAATTcctatattaaatattggaCGATCAGCTTTATTatctaaatataatatacagGATATGGAATCTGCAGTTAGGAAATATAGATCTTTTCGGGATAATGCTTTATCTAATACTGAAACAAGACAATTTGAAGAACAATCCGATCTTGAAATGTTAATCAAAGAGTGGAATGAAATGGTTAAGAATGATCATCACTTGAGTAAGTACATTCATTTGCCATTAAATCTAGTAGATTTAAACCCCTTGGAAGTTGCAAAACAATTAACGATTATTGAATCAAAATTGTATTTATCTATCGAACCTTTTGAATTAGTTAACGATAACTTTTTagaaaagaagagaaaagaAGGATTGGCACCAAATGtgaatttaattattgacTTCACAAATCAGTTATCACATTACGTAATTGAAGGTATTCTTTCACCTAATTTATCTAATCAAAGTAGAGCTGTTAGGCTAAAAGGCTGGTTAAAAATTGCTCTGTcagttttatattttcgtaattttaattctgTGGCATCTATAATGACAGCCCTTCAAAACCATGTCATTACTCGTTTGACTGACATCTGGGAATTACTAGATGAAAAGGATATggatttatttgattatttatcCAGAATCATCCAtcctaataataatttcaaagtaTACAGAAAAAAACTTAACTCTATTCTGGAAGGTGATACAGCAAAAACTATTAAAGCCTCTAAGTGCTCTTTGCCAGTAGTACCATTTTTCAACTTATTTTTACAAGATCTAACTTTTATTAGTGAAGGTAACCCAAATTACCGTAACGCAAACTCCTTTAGACCAGATAAAACGATCAATATTGATAAGTACTTTAAAATCAGCAAATCGATTTGCATGGTTCAATTTTTCCAAGTACCATATGAAACCAGAAATCTTTCAACACCTACAAAAAGAGAATCTTTTTTTAGTCTAACAGAACACATGGATGTTGATACAAATTGTATCGCTCCAATTCCTCTATTACAGGAATTTATATTGGACGAATTTTGGAGAGTAAACACTTTGTATTCACAAAAAGATGACAGAGCATATGAGTTGAGTTTACAattaaaaccaaaaaaCTAG
- the ACO2 gene encoding aconitate hydratase ACO2 (similar to Saccharomyces cerevisiae ACO2 (YJL200C); ancestral locus Anc_1.135), giving the protein MLVRRRFPLLQRVIKSSEVRRSLATSQNLDQLFPTTYDNINDKDANKYNNQIPPYAKLIRNLFALKKFANDKPLTLTEKILYTHLTDIKETIGTISSYNSIYDIRGDEYLKLSPDRVAMQDASAQMALLQFINTGLQQIAVPASIHCDHLIVGKNGEEKDLARSIATNKEIFDFLHNCATKYGIQFWGPGSGIIHQIILENFSAPGLLMLGTDSHTPNAGGLGAIAIGVGGADAVDALTATPWELKTPKVMGVKLTGQLNGWSSPKDVITKLAGLLTVRGGTGFIIEYFGEGINHLSCTGMATICNMGAEVGATTSLFPYMDAHKRYLNATGRHFVTKYADVALNQFNLLRADEGCHYDKVIEIDLSALEPSVNGPFTPDLSTPISEYGKISKKNNWPQDISAGLIGSCTNSSYEDMSRAVNLVKQASKAGLKPKIPFFVTPGSEQIRATLDRDDIIKTFAENGATVLSNACGQCIGQWDREDVPKQTQKENSIFTSFNRNFRARNDGNKNTMNFLTSPEVVTAMIYSGDAQFNPITDSIPLPNGGSFKFSPPNAEELPANGFKHGRNELYPTEGVPTANPDVEINVSQESNRLQLLTPFDRWDGKELKTTILLKVEGKCTTDHISAAGVWLKYKGHLENISYNTLIGAQNKETGEVNKAYDLDGTGYDIPALMMKWKDENRPWNVVAEHNYGEGSAREHAALSPRYLGGKMLLVKSFARIHETNLKKQGILPLTFMHEDDYDKLSSGDILETIGLADMINKGGDNGGTLDVKVTKKNGNSFIIKTKHTMSKDQVGFFKAGSAINFIGTVFN; this is encoded by the coding sequence ATGCTTGTGCGTAGAAGGTTTCCACTACTACAAAGAGTGATTAAGAGTTCTGAGGTCAGAAGGTCGCTAGCAACGTCTCAGAATTTGGACCAACTGTTTCCTACTACATACGATAATATTAACGATAAAGATGctaataaatacaataatCAGATTCCTCCATACGCTAAACTTATTAGGAATCTTTTTGCATTGAAGAAATTCGCCAATGACAAGCCGTTAACTTTAACAGAAAAGATCTTGTATACACATTTGACTGATATCAAAGAGACAATTGGCACCATTAGCAGTTATAATAGTATTTATGACATCAGAGGtgatgaatatttgaaattatctCCAGATAGGGTTGCCATGCAAGATGCCTCAGCTCAAATGGCCCttttacaatttattaatactGGTTTGCAGCAGATTGCTGTGCCGGCTTCGATTCATTGTGACCATCTTATTGTAGGGAAGAATGGTGAAGAAAAGGATTTAGCTAGATCAATTGCTACAAATAAGGAAATTTTCGATTTCTTACACAATTGTGCAACCAAGTATGGTATCCAGTTCTGGGGACCTGGCTCAGGTATCATCCATCAAATCATCTTGGAAAATTTCAGTGCTCCCGGTTTGTTGATGCTGGGTACTGACTCTCATACACCAAATGCTGGTGGTTTGGGTGCCATTGCAATCGGCGTAGGTGGTGCCGATGCTGTGGATGCATTGACTGCTACTCCATGGGAGTTGAAAACTCCAAAGGTCATGGGTGTTAAATTGACTGGTCAACTAAATGGTTGGTCTTCGCCAAAAGATGTCATTACGAAATTGGCTGGGTTGCTAACGGTAAGGGGTGGCACAGGGTTTATCATTGAGTATTTCGGAGAAGGTATTAATCACCTGTCTTGTACAGGGATGGCAACGATCTGTAATATGGGGGCGGAAGTAGGTGCTACAACATCACTTTTCCCTTATATGGATGCCCACAAACGTTATTTAAATGCCACAGGTAGACATTTTGTGACAAAATATGCAGATGTTGCATTGAatcaattcaatttattgCGTGCTGATGAAGGATGTCATTATGATaaagttattgaaataGATTTATCTGCTTTAGAACCAAGTGTCAATGGTCCTTTCACCCCGGATCTTTCGACTCCAATATCTGAATACGGTAAGATTTCCAAGAAAAATAACTGGCCTCAGGATATTTCTGCAGGTTTGATCGGTTCTTGCACAAATTCTTCTTATGAAGATATGAGTCGTGCTGTTAATCTAGTCAAGCAAGCTAGCAAAGCAGGCTTAAAGCCAAAGATTCCCTTTTTTGTTACACCAGGTTCAGAACAAATTCGTGCCACCTTAGATAGAGACGATATAATTAAGACTTTTGCCGAAAATGGAGCAACAGTTCTATCAAATGCATGTGGTCAGTGTATTGGCCAATGGGACAGAGAAGATGTACCAAAACAAACTCagaaagaaaattcaatttttacTTCCTTTAACAGAAACTTTAGAGCTAGAAATGAtggtaataaaaatacaatgaATTTCTTAACATCTCCAGAAGTGGTAACCGCTATGATTTATTCGGGTGATGCTCAATTCAATCCAATAACCGATTCTATTCCTCTGCCAAATGGTGGTTCATTCAAATTCTCACCACCAAATGCTGAAGAACTTCCTGCAAACGGATTCAAGCATGGTAGAAATGAACTCTATCCGACTGAAGGTGTTCCAACAGCAAATCCAGATGTAGAAATTAATGTCTCACAGGAATCTAATCGTTTGCAATTACTGACACCATTTGATCGATGGGATGGAAAGGAATTGAAAACTACCATTTTACTGAAAGTAGAAGGGAAATGTACAACTGATCACATATCTGCAGCAGGGGTGTGGCTAAAATACAAAGGtcatttagaaaatatatccTATAACACTTTAATTGGTGCacaaaataaagaaactgGAGAGGTAAATAAAGCGTATGACTTGGATGGAACTGGCTACGACATCCCTGCattgatgatgaaatgGAAAGATGAAAATAGACCGTGGAATGTTGTTGCAGAACACAACTACGGTGAAGGTTCAGCAAGAGAGCATGCGGCATTGTCGCCAAGGTATTTAGGTGGTAAGATGTTATTGGTTAAATCATTTGCAAGAATACATGAAACtaatttgaagaaacaaGGTATATTGCCTCTTACTTTTATGCATGAGGATGACTACGATAAATTAAGCTCAGGTGATATTCTGGAAACAATAGGTTTAGCAGACATGATCAATAAGGGAGGTGATAATGGTGGTACCTTGGATGTAAAGgtaacaaagaaaaatggtaactcttttattatcaaaacGAAGCACACTATGTCTAAGGATCAAGTCGGATTTTTCAAGGCAGGTTCAgcaatcaattttattggTACtgtatttaattga
- the PRP21 gene encoding Prp21p (similar to Saccharomyces cerevisiae PRP21 (YJL203W); ancestral locus Anc_1.132), protein MEEVPIIDNNEIKNHILKTVNYIKEHGKSFEDELRLDEKFSFVNPDNEYHKYYQCMLDKNLNDHKLEQNAKEGKQTIEEEDNISVDELNDNKVEVPNEPHPFFFSNYDTNLKPKSFEILKLTAQFVVCNEDINYLEKLKTKYIDNPQFAFLNENHDLNKTFNVFVNQYKEILNNKIVKPLMFGNNLKGIDFKRTVLERSFKRAEYLEYQAELGQKFQKEKNLLDIEYAAINWTKFKVLTAFSLDDPNTLDKDNVDEYNKPINLQGLKLKEISKNENTTLIYFQSIEPINKKEELEVSKQGKHTKRKMKVKAAGETRNKKLKSKQNTEVNDSDIKDNRNKSGHYIECPITKKMVPVAQFDRYLQTLLGDPKYKEERTKFEQKHKMTNLTDAEAYENIKKMARKD, encoded by the coding sequence ATGGAAGAAGTACCGATTATAGACAATAATGAGATAAAAAACCATATTCTAAAGACTgtgaattatataaaagaacaTGGGAAAagttttgaagatgaaCTAAGattagatgaaaaatttagcTTTGTGAATCCGGATAATGAGTATCACAAGTATTACCAATGTATGTTagataaaaatttgaatgaCCATAAATTAGAACAAAATGCAAAAGAAGGAAAGCAAACGATAGAGGAAGAAGATAATATAAGTGTAgatgaattaaatgataataaagtAGAAGTACCGAATGAACCGCATCCATTTTTCTTCTCAAATTATGATACTAATTTAAAACCAAAGTCTTTTGAAATTCTGAAACTTACAGCCCAGTTTGTAGTTTGTAATGAAGACATTAATTATCTAGAAAAgttaaaaacaaaatacaTAGATAATCCCCAATTTGCATTTCTGAATGAGAACCATGATCTGaataaaacatttaatgtttttgtAAATCAATATAAAGAGATACTTAACAATAAGATTGTCAAACCTCTAATGTTTGGGAATAATCTAAAAGgtattgattttaaaaggACTGTCTTGGAAAGAAGTTTCAAGAGAGCTGAATATCTTGAATATCAAGCAGAACTTGGTCAAAAGTTCCAAAAGGAGaagaatttattagatattgaaTACGCAGCCATAAACTGGACAAAATTCAAAGTATTAACTGCATTTTCATTAGATGACCCTAATACGCTCGATAAGGATAATGTagatgaatataataaaccTATTAATCTGCAAGGCCTTAAATTAAAGgagatttcaaaaaatgaaaacacCACGTTAATTTATTTCCAAAGCATTGAaccaataaataaaaaggaAGAATTAGAAGTTTCCAAACAAGGCAAACAcacaaaaagaaagatgaaAGTTAAGGCTGCAGGTGAAACTAGGaataagaaattaaagagTAAACAGAATACAGAGGTCAATGATTCGGATATTAAGGATAATAGGAATAAAAGTGGACATTATATTGAATGCCCAATAACTAAAAAAATGGTCCCAGTAGCACAATTTGATAGATATTTGCAGACTTTATTAGGAGACCCTAAATATAAAGAGGAAAGAACGAAATTTGAGCAAAAACATAAGATGACAAACCTAACAGATGCTGAGGCCTATGAAAACATCAAGAAAATGGCTAGGAAAGATTag